Proteins co-encoded in one Gracilimonas sp. genomic window:
- a CDS encoding penicillin acylase family protein, which produces MNTFLKLLIFFVILILGFAGLAFYWTFYKPLPDYEETISLTGLSEEVQVHWDAYGVPHIYADNEDDLYYALGYVHAQDRLWQMTLTQIAAEGRFAEFFGENEELIELDKYQRTLGFWKIAQQLVDTLGQEEREVLNAYTHGVNAFVNNNTNRLPVEFSLTGIQPLRWTPARSLAVSRLMGWELNMGWWSEVTYGYLREKLPANQFEQLQLRFPESAPTSLDDEESMGYSAALMPMLQQEIKKRELLEMEGTHVGSNAWLIDGSKSETGYPMLAGDPHLGLDMPGKWYEVHLNLNGKNVSGATLAGVPAVIIGQNDQIAWSFTSIMSDDTDFFLEQTDPLDRGRYVADSLNDTTASYRSFDKIREIIKVKDGDDRSFEIRYTKHGPVISDIYPVQELTEDKVISMQWTGYEMSNEMRTLYQINWAEDFQDFKDALPSFGVPGLNLMYADVEGNIAMYSVAKLPIRSGDPITLREGWDPAQDWQGFIPHDQMPRLINPEDGWIANANNKITTDSYPYYIAFFWEPPSRIERIEQVLTADSTLGYNQFQSLQNDSYSAFAAKLTPKILEIIKNQDAYNFDLPISYLENWNYKYDLKSTAASIFDVFFVNFTENTLKDDFGDVAYSNFIHHENIPVRTMSSLIDTESSFFDDLTTESVETKEDMVVKSMQDAILFLSDSLGSEPFEWRWEQLHTLMLEPPLLSRAAEDPESPNALKHIVDNVLSKGPYKVPSHGMSVNNGQYRWNNAFEMILGPSIRRISDLSDMSRSKSILPTGQSGNPLSDHYGDQTNMWLDGQYRWLYQDSTLFEEADIRTMRLVPVE; this is translated from the coding sequence ATGAACACTTTTTTGAAGCTGTTGATCTTTTTTGTCATCCTGATTTTGGGATTTGCCGGGCTGGCTTTTTACTGGACGTTCTACAAACCCCTTCCCGATTATGAGGAAACCATTTCATTGACCGGACTTTCTGAAGAGGTTCAAGTCCATTGGGATGCTTACGGTGTTCCGCATATCTACGCGGATAACGAAGATGATTTATACTATGCTTTGGGGTATGTTCACGCCCAGGACCGCCTATGGCAAATGACGCTCACCCAGATTGCCGCCGAAGGTCGTTTTGCAGAATTTTTTGGAGAGAATGAGGAGCTGATTGAGCTGGATAAATATCAGCGGACGCTTGGGTTTTGGAAAATAGCACAGCAGCTGGTGGACACGCTCGGACAAGAAGAACGGGAGGTGCTGAATGCATACACACATGGAGTGAATGCTTTTGTGAATAACAACACGAACCGACTGCCTGTGGAGTTTTCGCTGACGGGAATTCAGCCGCTGAGATGGACCCCGGCACGCTCTCTGGCCGTCAGCCGGCTTATGGGATGGGAATTGAATATGGGATGGTGGAGTGAAGTTACCTACGGATACCTCCGGGAAAAACTCCCCGCCAATCAGTTTGAACAACTTCAATTGCGTTTTCCTGAATCGGCTCCAACTTCCCTGGATGATGAGGAGTCGATGGGTTACTCCGCTGCCCTTATGCCCATGCTTCAACAGGAAATTAAGAAAAGGGAACTCCTCGAAATGGAAGGCACCCATGTAGGCAGTAACGCCTGGCTAATTGACGGTTCCAAATCAGAGACCGGTTACCCGATGCTGGCGGGCGACCCTCATCTCGGACTGGATATGCCGGGCAAGTGGTATGAAGTGCATCTGAACCTGAATGGCAAGAATGTATCCGGGGCAACGTTGGCCGGAGTACCAGCGGTTATCATCGGGCAGAATGATCAGATAGCTTGGTCATTTACCAGCATCATGAGTGATGACACCGACTTTTTCCTCGAGCAAACCGATCCGCTGGACCGTGGCCGGTATGTTGCCGATTCCCTCAATGACACCACTGCCTCTTACCGATCGTTTGATAAAATCAGAGAAATCATCAAAGTGAAAGATGGTGATGACCGGTCGTTTGAAATTCGATATACCAAGCACGGGCCCGTTATTTCTGATATCTATCCTGTACAGGAGCTCACCGAAGATAAGGTGATCTCCATGCAATGGACCGGCTACGAAATGAGCAACGAAATGCGAACGCTGTACCAAATCAACTGGGCTGAGGACTTCCAGGATTTTAAAGACGCTCTTCCTTCATTTGGAGTACCGGGATTGAATCTGATGTATGCAGATGTGGAAGGAAATATAGCCATGTATTCGGTGGCTAAACTCCCCATTCGTAGCGGAGATCCCATCACATTACGGGAAGGTTGGGATCCGGCTCAGGACTGGCAGGGATTCATTCCCCACGATCAAATGCCCCGACTTATCAATCCCGAGGACGGCTGGATTGCCAATGCTAACAACAAAATCACTACCGACAGTTACCCTTATTACATTGCATTTTTTTGGGAGCCGCCTTCAAGAATTGAGCGAATCGAGCAGGTGCTTACAGCTGATTCAACCTTGGGATACAACCAGTTTCAAAGCTTGCAGAATGATTCCTATTCGGCCTTTGCAGCAAAACTCACCCCCAAGATTCTGGAGATCATCAAAAACCAGGATGCCTATAACTTTGACCTCCCCATCTCATACCTGGAGAATTGGAATTATAAGTACGATTTGAAATCCACAGCTGCATCAATATTTGATGTGTTTTTCGTCAACTTCACGGAGAATACGCTGAAGGATGATTTTGGTGATGTGGCCTATTCCAATTTCATTCATCATGAGAATATTCCGGTTCGAACCATGTCATCACTCATCGATACCGAAAGTTCGTTCTTTGATGACCTGACCACCGAATCGGTTGAGACAAAAGAAGATATGGTTGTGAAGAGTATGCAGGATGCCATCCTGTTTCTGAGTGATTCTTTAGGAAGCGAACCCTTTGAATGGAGATGGGAACAGCTGCATACATTGATGCTGGAACCACCGCTTTTATCACGCGCAGCTGAAGACCCCGAATCACCAAATGCGCTAAAGCATATTGTTGATAATGTACTCAGCAAAGGACCCTACAAAGTTCCGAGTCATGGAATGAGCGTAAACAATGGTCAATACAGGTGGAATAATGCTTTTGAGATGATTCTCGGCCCATCCATTCGCCGCATTTCTGACTTATCAGATATGAGCCGAAGCAAAAGTATCCTCCCGACCGGCCAATCAGGCAATCCTCTATCAGATCATTATGGGGATCAAACCAATATGTGGCTGGATGGACAGTATCGCTGGTTGTATCAAGACTCTACCCTTTTTGAAGAAGCTGACATCCGAACCATGCGGTTGGTGCCTGTTGAGTAA
- the truA gene encoding tRNA pseudouridine(38-40) synthase TruA, translated as MQRYLLTIEYDGTDFSGWQIQPNTPTVEQTIEDAFSTILQTDMDIIGQGRTDAGVHATGQTAHLDLPEHVDADDLIYKANKLIGKEIQITGIEEVAGDFHARFDATGRQYEYTITKRWMPLKERYSWQLNQPVDYTKLEECAALLKGEFDFEGFSKFNEDNMTTLCEIQLSEFEEEGEVIKYHIRANRFLRNMVRRLVGTMVRVAQNKMTLDQFEEALRNPKSEIPTYTAPAAGLVLQKVFYKK; from the coding sequence ATGCAAAGATACCTACTTACGATTGAGTACGACGGCACCGATTTTTCCGGCTGGCAGATTCAACCCAATACTCCTACTGTTGAACAAACCATTGAGGATGCATTCTCTACGATTCTGCAAACCGATATGGACATAATCGGACAGGGCAGAACCGATGCCGGCGTCCATGCCACCGGGCAAACGGCGCATTTAGATCTGCCTGAACACGTTGATGCTGATGATCTGATCTATAAAGCAAACAAGCTGATTGGGAAAGAAATTCAGATCACGGGTATTGAGGAAGTAGCGGGTGACTTCCATGCCCGATTTGATGCCACCGGCCGGCAGTACGAATACACCATCACAAAAAGATGGATGCCGCTTAAGGAGCGATATTCATGGCAGCTCAATCAACCCGTCGACTATACCAAACTCGAAGAATGTGCGGCTCTGTTAAAGGGTGAATTTGATTTTGAAGGATTCTCAAAATTTAATGAGGATAACATGACGACTCTGTGTGAAATTCAGCTTTCGGAGTTTGAGGAAGAGGGAGAGGTGATCAAATATCACATCAGGGCCAACCGGTTTTTGCGGAATATGGTAAGGCGTTTGGTCGGAACAATGGTGCGTGTAGCACAGAATAAAATGACGCTGGATCAATTTGAGGAGGCATTGAGAAATCCCAAATCAGAAATACCTACTTATACCGCTCCCGCGGCGGGATTGGTGCTCCAGAAAGTTTTCTATAAAAAGTGA
- the tnpA gene encoding IS200/IS605 family transposase: MPKTYNMIWVHIVFRTKESKPCLSWEIRNAVCDFIKKEGNRRGFFVDTVNGVRDHLHVLLRIRTTQTVADAVNWIKGASSRWLNLQYNWKYGFEWQEGYGVFSVSIDDIKKVRAYIYNQEKHHKSKTCIPQFEETESRTQPTELP; this comes from the coding sequence ATGCCTAAAACCTATAACATGATCTGGGTACACATTGTATTCAGGACCAAAGAAAGTAAGCCCTGTCTCTCCTGGGAGATAAGAAATGCCGTATGTGACTTTATCAAGAAAGAGGGAAACCGAAGGGGATTCTTCGTTGATACCGTAAATGGAGTCAGAGACCATTTGCATGTGTTACTCAGGATCAGAACTACACAAACCGTAGCGGATGCTGTCAACTGGATTAAAGGAGCCTCATCTCGATGGCTCAATTTACAATACAACTGGAAATATGGCTTTGAATGGCAGGAAGGATACGGCGTTTTCTCAGTAAGTATTGATGATATAAAAAAGGTCAGAGCCTATATCTATAATCAGGAGAAACATCATAAATCCAAGACATGCATTCCTCAATTTGAAGAAACAGAATCTCGTACTCAACCAACCGAGTTGCCCTAA
- a CDS encoding WYL domain-containing protein, with protein sequence MSVNKNALLRYQVLDRCFRNPGRKFFWQDLLAEINEALEEYNGPESKIKRRQLFDDIKFMESDQGWSIPLERHKDGRKVYYRYSDKDFSISNQPLNEDEKNQIDAAISVLSRFAGAPQFEWVQEMIPVLQDRLGLKQSSREVISIESNIDLKGIEYLGTLYDAIVNELVLKVEYQNFKSDDSFELTFHPHFLKQYNNRWFAFGLNEELDIQTWNLALDRIQNIEQTQSVYIQSDIDWNEYFFDIIGVTRPENGKVETLVLEFTKEQAPYVITKPLHPTQKHESVDGNLRVEIEIIPNYELKTLILSFGEKVKVLKPQSIKERIDSRIQLMRKD encoded by the coding sequence ATGTCTGTAAATAAAAATGCACTGCTCCGTTACCAGGTACTGGATCGTTGTTTTAGAAACCCCGGCCGCAAGTTTTTTTGGCAAGACCTGCTTGCTGAAATAAACGAAGCACTGGAGGAGTATAATGGTCCGGAAAGCAAAATCAAAAGGCGTCAACTTTTTGATGATATTAAGTTTATGGAGAGTGATCAGGGATGGTCCATTCCCCTTGAAAGGCACAAAGACGGCCGAAAAGTATATTACAGATACTCAGATAAAGACTTCTCTATTTCAAATCAGCCTTTAAATGAAGATGAAAAAAATCAGATCGATGCTGCTATTTCTGTGCTATCAAGATTTGCGGGAGCCCCTCAGTTTGAGTGGGTTCAGGAAATGATACCTGTGCTCCAGGATCGCCTAGGGCTTAAGCAAAGCTCACGGGAAGTAATCAGCATTGAGTCAAACATAGATCTTAAGGGTATAGAGTATCTTGGAACTTTATATGATGCCATCGTTAATGAGTTGGTTTTAAAAGTTGAATATCAGAACTTTAAATCTGATGATAGCTTCGAACTCACTTTTCATCCTCATTTCCTGAAGCAATACAACAACCGCTGGTTTGCATTCGGCCTGAATGAGGAATTAGATATCCAAACCTGGAACCTTGCACTAGACCGGATACAAAATATTGAGCAGACCCAATCTGTATACATTCAATCAGATATAGACTGGAATGAATATTTCTTTGATATCATCGGAGTAACCCGCCCGGAAAATGGCAAAGTAGAAACGTTAGTATTGGAGTTTACCAAAGAACAGGCGCCATATGTAATTACCAAGCCCCTTCACCCTACCCAGAAACATGAGTCGGTAGATGGTAATCTCAGAGTGGAGATTGAAATAATACCTAATTACGAATTGAAAACACTTATTCTTTCATTTGGGGAGAAGGTAAAGGTCTTAAAACCTCAAAGTATTAAAGAGAGGATTGATTCCAGAATCCAACTAATGAGAAAAGACTGA
- a CDS encoding GMP reductase, whose amino-acid sequence MRIELDIKLGFKNVMIRPKRSTLKSRADVSLERTFKFLHAKKGWTGIPVMAANMDTTGTFEMGTALAGHKMFTAIHKHYSIEQWKAFLDAADESITEHIAVSTGTGSADMEKLNALMKRFPQLRFICIDVANGYSEHFVKFVKKVREKYPDKVIIAGNVVTGEMVEELLLAGADIIKVGIGPGSVCTTRLKTGVGFPQLSAIIECADAAHGLGGQIISDGGCKSPGDVAKAFGGGADFVMLGGMFSGHKESGGELVEEDGEKFKTFYGMSSETAMEKYSGGVAEYRASEGKTVKVPYRGPVEDTVQDILGGVRSTCTYVGAKKLKELTKRTTFIRVQEQLNEMFSE is encoded by the coding sequence ATGCGCATTGAGTTAGATATTAAGCTTGGTTTTAAAAACGTGATGATTCGTCCTAAACGCTCTACCCTCAAATCCCGCGCGGACGTTTCGCTGGAACGAACCTTTAAATTTCTGCATGCCAAAAAAGGCTGGACGGGTATCCCGGTTATGGCCGCCAACATGGACACCACCGGCACTTTCGAAATGGGCACGGCCCTGGCCGGGCATAAGATGTTCACCGCCATTCACAAGCACTACTCCATCGAGCAATGGAAAGCTTTTTTAGATGCAGCAGATGAGTCCATCACCGAACATATCGCCGTTAGTACCGGAACCGGATCAGCGGATATGGAAAAACTCAATGCGCTGATGAAACGGTTTCCCCAACTTCGGTTTATCTGTATTGATGTGGCTAACGGTTATTCCGAGCACTTCGTGAAATTTGTGAAGAAAGTGCGGGAGAAATATCCCGATAAAGTAATCATAGCCGGCAATGTGGTAACCGGAGAAATGGTGGAAGAACTGCTACTGGCCGGGGCTGATATTATAAAAGTGGGAATCGGGCCGGGTTCGGTTTGTACTACACGACTCAAAACCGGCGTCGGGTTCCCCCAGCTTTCAGCGATCATCGAATGTGCCGATGCCGCCCATGGGTTAGGCGGACAAATTATTTCTGACGGCGGTTGTAAATCCCCCGGCGATGTAGCCAAAGCCTTTGGCGGTGGTGCCGATTTTGTGATGCTCGGTGGCATGTTTTCCGGTCATAAAGAAAGCGGCGGCGAATTGGTTGAGGAAGATGGGGAGAAATTTAAAACCTTTTATGGCATGAGCTCTGAAACCGCAATGGAAAAATACTCCGGCGGTGTGGCCGAATACCGCGCCTCGGAAGGTAAAACCGTGAAAGTGCCCTATCGCGGACCTGTAGAAGACACCGTTCAGGACATACTTGGCGGAGTGCGATCTACCTGTACCTATGTAGGAGCCAAGAAACTGAAAGAGCTGACCAAACGCACAACCTTCATCCGGGTTCAGGAGCAGTTAAATGAGATGTTTTCTGAGTAG
- a CDS encoding pitrilysin family protein: MKPRILYLFSALLISSFITASCVQKQTEFSVEYEKFTLDNGLEVIFHKDHSDPVVAVALTFHVGSAREIEGRTGFAHLFEHLLFLESENLGKGGLDKMSSRIGGSGANGSTSRDRTNYFQTVPKDALEKMIWAEADKLGYFINTVTEAVLAKEKQVVKNEKRQGVDNAPYGHANYVVGKNMYPAEHPYNWQVIGSLEDLQNATLQDVKDFYNQWYVPNNATLVIAGDFDSEQAKAWIHKYFDEIPRGEDIEPLPDMPADLDQTKKKYYEDNFARLPELRLVWPGVDLYHEDAYALDILTELLADGKKAPLYKVLVEEQELTSNVYMNSGNSELAGEIAFITRAYPNTDLNDVAGAVNEAFMRFEDEGFTQADLDRIKAGIETDFYNGLSSVLGKAFQLAQYNIFAGDPGYINKDIQKTLAVTKEDVMRVYQKYIKGQYFVATSFVPQRGADLALDGSEPAEVVEEEIVQNGEGESFSLPEETAYEKTPSSFDRSVEPPYGESPDLKVPEIWETELASGLDVYGIENYELPLVEFEITIKGGLMLENPEKTGVANLVAELLTKGTANKTPEELEQAIDELGASINIFSGRQSVTIRGNSLARYYDETMALVEEMLLEPRWDEREFELAKQSTMSQIAQQSANPNSIATNTFNKLLYGEDHILSFNPIGTTSSIEAIKLDDLQAYYANYISPSVADMHVVGAIDQSEVVASLDNLNDRWEAKEVELPEFKTPEPPSASKVYFYDVPDAKQSVLRFGYLAMPETHPDFYPAEVMNYKLGGGGFASRFTQELREGKGYTYGIGSGFSGSDIAGPFVISSGVRTNVTYESAALVKEILEDYPDTFTEEDLKNTKSFLLKSNARRFETLGAKLNLLENISAYGWSPDYIKQREEVVKNMTQERIQELARTYANPDKMIWLVVGDAKTQMDRLQQLGFGDPILVNEYFKEGK, encoded by the coding sequence ATGAAACCACGCATACTTTATCTTTTCTCAGCCCTCCTCATTTCCTCCTTTATAACAGCCTCTTGTGTTCAGAAACAAACCGAATTCTCTGTTGAGTACGAGAAATTCACTCTGGATAACGGCTTGGAAGTCATTTTTCATAAAGACCATTCAGACCCGGTTGTGGCGGTGGCATTGACTTTCCACGTAGGTTCTGCCCGTGAAATTGAAGGACGAACGGGTTTTGCTCACCTTTTTGAACATTTGCTGTTTCTGGAATCTGAGAACTTAGGTAAAGGCGGGTTGGATAAAATGAGCAGCCGCATCGGCGGTTCAGGTGCAAACGGTTCCACCAGCCGAGACCGCACCAATTATTTTCAGACGGTCCCAAAAGATGCCCTGGAGAAAATGATTTGGGCTGAAGCCGATAAACTCGGCTACTTCATTAATACCGTGACTGAAGCTGTACTGGCGAAAGAGAAACAGGTGGTGAAAAATGAAAAGCGCCAGGGCGTGGACAATGCCCCTTATGGTCATGCTAACTATGTAGTGGGAAAGAATATGTATCCGGCCGAACATCCTTACAACTGGCAGGTAATCGGTTCGCTGGAAGATCTCCAAAATGCTACGCTTCAGGATGTGAAGGATTTCTATAACCAATGGTACGTTCCCAACAACGCCACTCTTGTGATTGCCGGAGATTTTGATTCAGAGCAAGCCAAAGCCTGGATCCACAAATATTTTGATGAAATTCCACGGGGTGAAGACATTGAGCCTTTACCGGATATGCCGGCCGATCTGGATCAAACCAAGAAAAAATATTACGAAGATAATTTCGCCCGACTTCCGGAATTACGACTCGTTTGGCCCGGTGTGGATTTATATCATGAGGATGCCTATGCACTGGATATCCTGACGGAACTGCTTGCTGATGGCAAAAAAGCTCCGCTGTACAAGGTATTGGTTGAGGAGCAGGAACTGACCTCTAACGTATATATGAATAGCGGAAACTCTGAGCTTGCCGGGGAAATTGCCTTCATCACCCGTGCATATCCCAATACTGATTTGAATGATGTTGCAGGAGCGGTCAACGAAGCTTTTATGAGGTTTGAAGATGAGGGATTTACCCAGGCCGACCTGGACCGGATTAAAGCCGGCATTGAAACCGATTTTTATAACGGGCTTTCCAGCGTGTTAGGGAAAGCATTTCAGCTGGCGCAATACAATATCTTTGCGGGTGATCCCGGATACATCAACAAGGACATTCAGAAAACCCTCGCGGTCACCAAAGAAGATGTGATGAGGGTTTATCAGAAATATATAAAGGGCCAATATTTTGTAGCCACCAGCTTTGTACCTCAAAGGGGGGCTGATCTGGCTTTAGATGGTTCAGAACCAGCTGAAGTTGTGGAAGAAGAAATCGTGCAGAATGGGGAAGGTGAAAGCTTTAGCCTGCCCGAAGAAACTGCCTATGAAAAAACGCCATCCAGCTTTGACCGATCTGTAGAACCACCCTATGGTGAAAGTCCGGATTTGAAAGTACCGGAAATCTGGGAAACGGAACTCGCCAGTGGATTGGATGTATATGGAATCGAGAATTATGAGCTTCCTCTGGTTGAGTTTGAGATCACGATCAAAGGTGGATTAATGCTTGAAAATCCCGAAAAAACCGGCGTGGCCAATTTGGTTGCCGAACTACTGACAAAAGGCACAGCCAATAAAACACCGGAAGAACTGGAACAGGCCATCGATGAGCTGGGAGCAAGCATTAATATCTTCTCAGGCCGTCAGTCGGTCACCATCAGAGGGAATTCCCTGGCGCGTTACTATGATGAAACCATGGCCTTGGTAGAAGAAATGCTGCTGGAACCCCGCTGGGATGAGCGTGAATTTGAGCTGGCCAAACAAAGTACGATGAGCCAGATTGCTCAGCAGAGTGCCAACCCGAACAGTATTGCCACAAATACCTTTAACAAGCTGCTTTACGGTGAAGACCACATTTTATCCTTCAACCCAATAGGAACCACATCAAGTATCGAGGCTATTAAACTGGATGATCTGCAAGCATATTATGCGAACTACATCTCCCCTTCTGTGGCTGATATGCACGTGGTGGGGGCAATTGATCAGAGTGAAGTTGTTGCATCTCTTGACAACCTAAATGACCGCTGGGAAGCCAAAGAGGTAGAACTGCCGGAATTTAAAACCCCGGAGCCACCTTCAGCCTCCAAGGTGTATTTCTATGATGTACCTGATGCCAAACAATCGGTACTCAGATTCGGTTACCTGGCCATGCCGGAAACCCATCCCGATTTCTATCCTGCTGAGGTGATGAACTACAAGCTGGGCGGTGGCGGATTTGCTTCACGCTTCACCCAGGAACTGCGGGAAGGAAAAGGCTATACCTATGGTATCGGTTCCGGCTTTTCCGGCTCAGACATCGCCGGACCTTTTGTGATTTCGAGCGGAGTCCGAACCAATGTCACCTACGAATCAGCCGCATTAGTTAAAGAAATCCTCGAAGATTATCCTGACACTTTCACCGAAGAAGACCTGAAAAACACCAAAAGCTTTTTACTGAAAAGTAATGCCCGCCGATTTGAAACTTTAGGCGCAAAACTGAACCTGTTAGAAAATATCAGTGCCTATGGCTGGTCGCCTGATTACATCAAACAGCGGGAAGAAGTGGTGAAAAACATGACGCAAGAACGCATCCAGGAGCTGGCCCGAACCTATGCCAATCCCGATAAAATGATCTGGCTGGTGGTCGGTGATGCCAAAACACAAATGGATCGCCTGCAACAATTAGGCTTTGGAGATCCCATACTGGTAAACGAATACTTTAAGGAAGGTAAGTAG
- a CDS encoding DinB family protein, giving the protein MEHHSERVTREHLIHQLEGGQAFIKIEDLLEEVEFEDLGKRPAGLPYSFYEQFFHLRVAQYDILDFSRNSHYERMTWPHDYWPMEQSPASEEEWEELKKQFFDERNEMMNFILNPKNDLQAEIPHGDGQTLLREALLVLEHNAYHTGQLAIIFRLLNKE; this is encoded by the coding sequence ATGGAACATCACTCGGAGCGGGTAACGCGGGAACATTTAATTCATCAGCTGGAAGGCGGCCAGGCCTTTATAAAAATTGAGGATTTACTGGAGGAAGTTGAATTTGAAGATTTAGGTAAGCGTCCGGCCGGACTCCCGTACTCTTTCTATGAGCAGTTTTTTCATCTACGCGTAGCTCAATATGATATTCTGGACTTCAGCCGAAACAGCCATTACGAGAGAATGACCTGGCCTCATGATTACTGGCCCATGGAACAGTCCCCGGCCAGTGAAGAAGAGTGGGAAGAGTTGAAAAAGCAGTTTTTCGATGAACGCAATGAAATGATGAATTTCATTCTGAACCCCAAAAATGACCTTCAGGCTGAAATTCCGCACGGAGATGGACAAACACTACTCCGCGAAGCTCTGCTGGTTCTGGAACACAACGCATATCATACCGGCCAGCTGGCGATTATATTTCGGTTGTTGAATAAAGAGTAG